The following coding sequences lie in one Spodoptera frugiperda isolate SF20-4 chromosome 24, AGI-APGP_CSIRO_Sfru_2.0, whole genome shotgun sequence genomic window:
- the LOC118278879 gene encoding BRCA1-associated RING domain protein 1-like has translation MNTANLNKFLKALDAVNSDYVCGVCNELCKEPVVLKKCFHLICAVHTDLKHCPTCKIPLDNCETFVDDRIQGCIDSAIELNKMFETFRPKEVSVTSSKKTKKNDVVSAPTKVVSTVSSSKKPLSDKTNSRQDLSETLNSNVSSKFNKNNEKRNNKGETALHICCRLGKIDRIKELLTLGANTNTKDNAGWTPLHEVVQNGRLDLVLLLLQYNTLIDVPGQGNETPLHEAVRYNHVEIAEELVKHGADMYAKNCKGETPYQLASVDLKNRLKAAEENILHTQSVNISRIAALYSEIESDDIRIYCVSSYRTVHNRLKLLAKHHSNLNIEAKFTKKVTHLIVDAEDGVCMSSLDVLQAIVNHVWVISSEWTTKSTEDNLEPLENYEVKGVGTTTYNGPRNSRYIKYKQLPGIFNGCHFYLHNFNTKYEISKTVVLTKAILTKLITDAGGIVLRRVPNPELIPENEKLVPYHAKKDGKLVHCSHYIIFKDMYEPMYNMQHLKALPIGWLIECLEKYELCEPW, from the coding sequence ATGAATACTGCGAACTTAAACAAGTTTCTAAAGGCTTTGGATGCTGTAAACAGTGATTACGTGTGCGGTGTGTGCAACGAATTGTGTAAAGAGCCTGTCGTATTGAAGAAATGTTTTCATCTAATATGCGCCGTACACACCGACTTAAAACATTGTCCAACTTGCAAAATACCTCTCGATAACTGCGAAACGTTTGTCGACGACCGCATCCAGGGATGTATCGACTCTGCTATCGAACTAAATAAGATGTTCGAGACTTTTCGGCCTAAGGAAGTAAGTGTGACTTCAAGTAAGAAAACTAAGAAAAATGATGTCGTTTCCGCGCCAACTAAGGTTGTTAGCACTGTATCTAGCTCTAAGAAACCTTTATCTGACAAGACGAACTCTCGCCAAGACTTGAGTGAGACTTTAAACTCAAATGTAagttcaaaatttaataaaaacaatgaaaaacgCAACAACAAGGGTGAGACCGCCCTCCATATTTGCTGTAGACTCGGCAAAATTGACAGGATCAAGGAATTATTGACTTTAGGCGCTAATACTAACACTAAAGATAACGCAGGATGGACTCCGTTACACGAAGTCGTTCAAAACGGACGATTGGACCTGGTATTACTACTTTTACAGTATAATACTTTAATTGATGTGCCCGGACAAGGCAACGAGACTCCGTTACACGAGGCAGTAAGATATAACCATGTTGAAATTGCCGAGGAGTTGGTGAAACATGGTGCGGACATGTACGCTAAGAACTGTAAAGGAGAAACTCCGTACCAACTTGCTTCGGTAGATTTAAAGAATAGGTTGAAAGCTGCGGAAGAAAATATACTACACACGCAGAGTGTTAATATTTCTCGTATAGCTGCATTGTACTCGGAGATAGAATCTGACGATATACGCATTTACTGCGTTTCTTCGTACCGCACAGTACACAATAGACTTAAGCTTTTAGCTAAGCATCACAGTAATCTCAACATTGAAGCGAAATTCACTAAAAAGGTTACGCATCTCATCGTTGATGCCGAAGACGGAGTATGCATGTCCAGTTTGGACGTTCTTCAAGCTATAGTCAATCACGTATGGGTTATTTCATCGGAATGGACAACGAAATCTACCGAGGACAACTTAGAACCGTTGGAAAACTACGAAGTGAAAGGCGTAGGAACTACAACTTATAATGGTCCAAGAAATTCtcgttacataaaatataagcaACTACCAGGCATTTTTAACGGCTGCCATTTCTATTTACACAATTTCAATACGAAGTATGAGATTTCGAAGACCGTAGTCTTGACTAAAGCTATTTTGACGAAGTTGATTACGGATGCTGGTGGCATAGTGCTCAGAAGGGTTCCAAACCCAGAATTGATACCGGAGAATGAGAAATTGGTACCGTACCATGCGAAGAAGGATGGGAAATTGGTGCATTGTTCCCACTATATTATATTCAAAGATATGTATGAACCGATGTATAATATGCAGCATTTGAAAGCTTTGCCCATTGGCTGGCTTATAGAGTGCCTTGAAAAATATGAATTGTGCGAACCCTGGTAG
- the LOC118278524 gene encoding C-mannosyltransferase dpy-19, with protein sequence MEENKVETNAQSERKFSRRKAFKFCSIAIIAITLGFIHYRYVSTLFENDRSFSYLSEMEREMSLRTEMGFYYSYYKTIVEEKPFIAGISKLMYDRLVEYPKDVNAFNRFNIYPEVIIGALYRYFEPYLNTSSHRQCHMVDRGEALPPVESCVGIGQPIFFYLEAVWWLAGLTVAALFLHAAALSESILGGLLAVAQYFANHSECTRVQWAPNERENFAAPLLLLQTWLVSMQLRDKQRRTTFQLQVSIFILNCLCLLFWQFSQFIFLTQTAIFFVMEQFRIIDVKALCIFLHSHFCGLHMAVLLLQGNDMLKSSLYASYFVIVSAYCLFFSSLRLKVQNRVDLFVEIWLIFLRIAIVTLAAFYLKKVLSNFLNVEEDSHVWDILYSKFTNFKSFHTLIYTCTAVFDFLPWSSIQKMFKSFLIPFAILSVANMCNYWVSNAVDSCEKEIDDRSSKKDKDGDISDESDSGIENSDLKKDKNVTDLDVIDKEIKSKIEGEETSDVLILVLRHIKAEPAIFYNISQMFVYGVMAALVMRLKLLFTTHLCIVAGIMMNSKYYPIPKSYKKYLPFFWAVCMAPLVQDMLQSIPQEMSHIGEFSDINQEQLLEWIRADTPVTAAFAGSMPILATIMLVTRRPIVAHPHYEHLDARERAYTVHKMYGRFPPHDYYQELSKLRVSYLVVETKYCYGRSSIGCSFEDIWDIETPWLSKRPTICSTLLTQPVDHFYPVFRNEHYAVFNIHDYSVRYMPRSFES encoded by the exons ATGGAGGAAAACAAAGTCGAAACGAATGCGCAAAGCGAACGTAAATTTTCACGACGAAAAGCGTTTAAGTTTTGTTCTATCGCTATTAtag cgATAACACTAGGCTTCATACACTATCGCTACGTGTCGACTCTATTCGAGAATGACCGGAGTTTCTCCTATCTATCGGAGATGGAGAGAGAGATGTCATTGAGAACAGAGATGGGGTTCTACTACTCCTATTACAAGACTATTGTGGAAGAAAAGCCGTTTATAGCCGGGATATCGAAGCTCATGTATGATAGATTGGTGGAGTATCCTAAGGATGTGAACGCTTTCAATCGGTTTAATATTTACCCGGAG GTAATAATAGGAGCCCTATACCGTTACTTCGAGCCCTACCTGAACACGTCCTCGCATCGCCAGTGCCACATGGTGGACCGGGGCGAAGCCCTGCCCCCAGTGGAGAGCTGCGTGGGGATTGGCCAGCCGATATTCTTTTATTTGGAGGCTGTATGGTGGCTCGCTGGGTTGACTGTCGCAGCGCTGTTCTTACATGCCGCTGCTTTGAG TGAAAGCATCCTGGGCGGTCTACTAGCAGTGGCGCAGTACTTCGCAAACCACTCAGAGTGCACCAGAGTGCAGTGGGCACCGAACGAGAGGGAGAACTTCGCTGCACCACTCCTGCTGCTGCAGACCTGGTTGGTTTCCATGCAGCTTAGGGATAAACAGAGGAGGACCACTTTTCAGTTGCAA GTGTCAATCTTCATATTAAACTGTCTCTGCCTCCTATTCTGGCAATTTTcccaatttattttcttaacgcAAACCGCCATATTTTTCGTCATGGAACAATTTCGTATTATTGACGTTAAAGCGCTATGTATATTCCTACATTCGCACTTTTGTGGCCTACATATGGCCGTCCTTCTCTTACAAGGCAATGATATGCTAAAATCGTCCTTATACGCTTCGTACTTCGTCATAGTATCTGCGTACTGTTTGTTCTTCAGCTCTCTAAGGCTTAAGGTTCAGAATCGCGTGGATTTGTTCGTGGAAATATGGTTGATTTTCCTAAGGATTGCTATTGTGACGCTAGCAGCGTTTTATTTGAAGAAAGTTTTGAGTAATTTTTTGAATGTGGAGGAAGATTCTCATGTATGGGACATTTTATACTCGAAATTTACgaattttaaaagttttcataCTTTAATTTATACATGTACAGCTGTTTTTGATTTTCTACCTTGGAGTTCGATTCAGAAAATGTTTAAATCATTTCTGATTCCATTCGCCATTTTAAGCGTAGCAAACATGTGCAATTATTGGGTGTCAAACGCCGTCGATTCGTGCGAGAAAGAGATAGACGATCGAAGCTCAAAGAAAGACAAGGACGGCGATATATCCGACGAATCCGACTCTGGTATTGAGAACTCTGATTTGAAAAAAGACAAGAATGTAACGGATTTGGACGTTATTGATAAggaaataaagtcgaaaattgaAGGGGAGGAAACTAGTGATGTTCTTATTCTGGTTCTGAGGCATATTAAGGCTGAACCGGCGATATTCTATAATATATCGCAGATGTTTGTCTATGGTGTCATGGCGGCGCTAGTGATGCgactcaaattgttgtttacaaCACATTTGTGTATCGTAGCCGGTATCATGATGAATTCTAAGTATTATCC CATCCCGAAGTCGTACAAGAAGTACCTGCCATTCTTCTGGGCCGTGTGCATGGCTCCGCTGGTGCAGGACATGCTGCAGAGCATACCGCAGGAGATGTCGCATATAG GTGAATTCAGCGACATAAACCAAGAACAGTTGCTCGAGTGGATCCGCGCGGACACGCCGGTGACCGCGGCGTTCGCGGGTTCGATGCCCATCCTAGCCACCATCATGCTGGTCACGAGGCGGCCGATAGTCGCTCATCCACATTACGAGCATTTGGATGCCAG AGAGCGCGCGTACACGGTGCACAAGATGTACGGCAGGTTCCCGCCGCACGACTACTACCAGGAGCTGAGCAAGCTGAGGGTGAGCTACCTCGTCGTCGAGACCAAGTACTGCTACGGCAGGAGCAG TATAGGATGTTCATTCGAAGACATATGGGACATAGAGACGCCCTGGTTGAGCAAACGTCCCACCATCTGCTCAACCTTGCTCACCCAACCAGTCGACCACTTCTATCCCGTGTTCAGGAACGAACATTATGCTGTGTTTAATATACACGATTATAGCGTTcg GTACATGCCCCGTAGCTTCGAGTCTTGA